The proteins below come from a single Acidovorax sp. NCPPB 4044 genomic window:
- a CDS encoding GspE/PulE family protein: protein MSRSLPPSRDGAGAAAPEPPAGVQAPQAPQAARGPAGPLDWRRIVDWLRSDGVISAEEAERTVNRCSQAESRQHPLVRLASVAMARASDGKPLDLESLTEYLAGRCGLGYLRIDPLKVDVGRVADTMSASYAERHKVLPVQVTPKEVVVATAEPFIDDWVAEVERQARRAVRRVVANPQDIHRYTAEFFALAKSVRAAQKAGGASAGSSFEQLVELGRSNKQLDANDQGVVKVVDWLWQYAFDQRASDIHLEPRREQGVIRFRIDGVLHPVYQMPMGVLNAMVSRVKLLGRMDVVEKRRPQDGRIKTRNPRGDEVEMRLSTLPTAFGEKMVMRIFDPDNAVKDLDALGFTPHDAQRWEKLVRRPHGIILVTGPTGSGKTTTLYSTLKRVATEEVNVSTVEDPIEMIEPSFNQTQVQPQLDFSFAEGLRALMRQDPDILMVGEIRDLQTAEMAVQAALTGHLVFSTLHTNDAPSTVSRLMELGVPPYLINATLLGVLAQRLVRTLCRQCRQRDEAADIERLAEVVRPWKITGGYQPYKPVGCVDCRMTGFHGRMGLYELLTMSEALKDRINQSPSIDALRRQAVQDGMRPLRLAGALRVAEGVTTLEEVITATPPLESRDRPAPAAPA from the coding sequence ATGAGCCGCAGCCTTCCCCCTTCCCGAGACGGCGCCGGGGCCGCGGCGCCGGAGCCGCCCGCCGGCGTGCAAGCTCCGCAGGCGCCGCAGGCCGCACGCGGCCCCGCCGGCCCGCTCGACTGGCGCCGCATCGTCGACTGGCTGCGCAGCGACGGCGTCATCTCCGCCGAAGAGGCCGAGCGCACCGTCAACCGCTGCTCGCAGGCCGAGAGCCGGCAGCACCCGCTGGTGCGCCTGGCCAGCGTGGCCATGGCGCGCGCCAGCGACGGCAAGCCGCTCGACCTGGAGAGCCTCACCGAATACCTGGCGGGCCGCTGCGGCCTGGGCTACCTGCGCATCGACCCGCTCAAGGTGGATGTGGGCCGCGTGGCCGACACCATGAGCGCCAGCTACGCCGAGCGCCACAAGGTGCTGCCCGTGCAGGTCACGCCCAAGGAAGTGGTGGTGGCCACGGCCGAGCCCTTCATCGACGACTGGGTGGCCGAAGTGGAGCGCCAGGCGCGCCGCGCGGTGCGCCGCGTGGTGGCCAATCCGCAGGACATCCACCGCTACACGGCGGAATTCTTCGCGCTCGCCAAGTCGGTGCGCGCCGCGCAGAAGGCGGGCGGCGCCAGCGCGGGCAGCAGCTTCGAGCAGCTGGTCGAGCTGGGCCGCAGCAACAAGCAGCTCGACGCCAACGACCAGGGCGTGGTCAAGGTGGTGGATTGGCTCTGGCAGTACGCCTTCGACCAGCGCGCGAGCGACATCCACCTGGAGCCGCGCCGCGAGCAGGGCGTGATCCGCTTTCGCATCGACGGCGTGCTGCACCCGGTCTACCAGATGCCCATGGGCGTGCTGAACGCCATGGTTTCGCGCGTGAAGCTGCTGGGCCGCATGGACGTGGTCGAGAAGCGCCGCCCGCAGGACGGCCGCATCAAGACCCGCAACCCGCGTGGCGACGAGGTCGAAATGCGCCTCTCCACGCTGCCCACGGCCTTCGGCGAGAAGATGGTGATGCGGATCTTCGACCCGGACAACGCCGTGAAGGACCTCGACGCCCTGGGTTTCACGCCGCACGACGCGCAGCGCTGGGAGAAGCTCGTGCGGCGCCCGCACGGCATCATCCTCGTGACGGGGCCCACGGGCTCGGGCAAGACCACCACGCTCTACTCCACGCTCAAGCGCGTGGCCACCGAGGAGGTGAACGTGAGCACGGTGGAAGACCCGATCGAGATGATCGAGCCCAGCTTCAACCAGACGCAGGTGCAGCCGCAGCTCGACTTCAGCTTCGCGGAAGGCCTGCGCGCGCTCATGCGGCAGGACCCGGACATCCTCATGGTGGGCGAGATCCGCGACCTGCAGACGGCCGAGATGGCAGTGCAGGCCGCGCTCACGGGGCACCTCGTGTTCTCGACCCTGCACACCAACGATGCGCCCTCGACGGTCAGCCGGCTCATGGAGCTGGGCGTGCCGCCCTACCTCATCAACGCCACGCTGCTGGGCGTGCTCGCGCAGCGCCTGGTGCGCACGCTCTGCCGGCAGTGCCGCCAGCGCGACGAAGCGGCCGACATCGAGCGTCTGGCCGAAGTGGTGCGGCCCTGGAAGATCACCGGCGGCTACCAGCCCTACAAGCCCGTGGGCTGCGTGGACTGCCGCATGACGGGCTTCCACGGCCGCATGGGGCTCTACGAGCTGCTCACCATGAGCGAGGCGCTCAAGGACCGCATCAACCAGTCGCCCTCCATCGACGCGCTGCGCCGCCAGGCCGTGCAGGACGGCATGCGCCCGCTGCGCCTGGCGGGCGCGCTGCGCGTGGCCGAGGGCGTGACCACGCTGGAAGAAGTCATCACCGCCACGCCGCCGCTGGAGTCACGTGACCGGCCGGCCCCGGCGGCCCCGGCCTGA
- a CDS encoding tripartite tricarboxylate transporter TctB family protein gives MKIKSQKDFFSGLMFMGVGVAFAVGATNYSIGSGARMGPGYFPLILGILLAVLGAAVMFYATVVESGNDGDKIGKWAWKPLFFILASNFAFGVLLAGLPTFGVPAMGLIVAIYALVFIASLAGDTFNAKEVFILATILAVGSYVAFVWALKLQFPVWPSFISG, from the coding sequence GTGAAAATCAAGAGCCAGAAAGATTTCTTTTCAGGCCTCATGTTCATGGGGGTGGGAGTCGCCTTTGCGGTCGGCGCCACCAACTACAGCATCGGTAGCGGTGCCCGCATGGGCCCGGGTTATTTCCCTCTGATCCTGGGCATCCTGCTCGCGGTCCTGGGTGCAGCCGTCATGTTCTACGCCACCGTGGTGGAGAGCGGCAACGACGGCGACAAGATCGGAAAGTGGGCCTGGAAGCCGCTGTTCTTCATCCTGGCATCCAACTTCGCGTTCGGCGTGCTGCTGGCGGGCCTGCCGACCTTCGGCGTGCCGGCCATGGGCCTGATCGTCGCCATCTACGCGCTCGTGTTCATCGCGAGCCTGGCGGGCGACACGTTCAACGCCAAGGAAGTGTTCATCCTCGCCACCATCCTGGCGGTGGGCAGCTATGTGGCTTTCGTGTGGGCGCTGAAACTGCAGTTCCCCGTGTGGCCGAGCTTCATTTCGGGTTAA
- a CDS encoding tripartite tricarboxylate transporter permease has translation MELFDNLATGFGVAFTFQNLIYCLIGCILGTLIGVLPGIGPVATIAMLLPATYALPPVAALIMLAGIYYGAQYGGSTTAILVNLPGESSSVVTVIDGYQMARKGRAGPALAAAGLGSFFAGCVGTLILAAFAPPLTEVAFKFGPAEYLSLMVLGLIGAVVLASGSLLKAVSMIVLGLLLGLVGTDVNSGVARYSFDIPELTDGINFVVIAMGVFGYGEIIANLSKPEDDREVFTAKVQGLFPTKEDFKRMIPAVLRGTSLGAALGILPGGGALLAAFAAYTIEKKTKLKPGEVPFGKGNIRGVAAPESANNAGAQTSFIPLLTLGIPPNAVMALMVGAMTIHNIQPGPQVMTSNPELFWGLIASMWIGNAMLIILNLPLIGMWIKLLTVPYRWLFPSIVLFCAVGVYGTNNNTFDVWLVGIFGFVGYVFHKLGTEPAPLLLGFILGPMMEENLRRALLLSRGDWSVFVTRPISAGLLVAAVLLLIVVLLPAVSKKREEAFVED, from the coding sequence ATGGAATTGTTTGACAACCTGGCGACCGGCTTCGGCGTCGCCTTCACCTTCCAGAACCTCATCTACTGCCTGATCGGCTGTATCCTGGGGACCCTCATCGGCGTGCTGCCCGGCATCGGCCCCGTGGCCACCATCGCCATGCTGCTGCCGGCCACCTACGCGCTGCCCCCGGTGGCCGCGCTCATCATGCTGGCGGGCATCTACTACGGCGCGCAGTACGGCGGATCGACCACCGCCATCCTGGTGAACCTGCCGGGCGAGTCATCCTCGGTGGTGACCGTGATCGACGGCTACCAGATGGCGCGCAAGGGCCGTGCCGGGCCCGCGCTGGCAGCCGCCGGCCTGGGTTCGTTCTTCGCCGGTTGCGTGGGCACGCTGATCCTGGCGGCCTTCGCGCCCCCGCTGACCGAAGTGGCCTTCAAGTTCGGCCCTGCCGAATACCTGTCCCTGATGGTGCTGGGCCTGATCGGCGCCGTGGTGCTGGCCTCGGGCTCGCTGCTCAAGGCCGTGTCCATGATCGTGCTGGGCCTGCTGCTCGGCCTGGTCGGCACCGACGTGAACTCGGGCGTGGCCCGCTACAGCTTCGACATCCCCGAACTGACCGACGGCATCAACTTCGTCGTGATCGCCATGGGTGTGTTCGGCTACGGTGAAATCATCGCCAACCTGTCCAAGCCCGAGGACGACCGCGAGGTGTTCACGGCCAAGGTGCAGGGCCTGTTCCCCACCAAGGAAGACTTCAAGCGCATGATCCCCGCCGTGCTGCGCGGCACGTCGCTGGGCGCTGCGCTCGGCATCCTGCCCGGTGGCGGCGCGCTGCTGGCGGCCTTCGCGGCCTACACGATCGAGAAGAAGACCAAGCTGAAGCCGGGCGAAGTGCCCTTCGGCAAGGGCAACATCCGCGGCGTGGCGGCTCCCGAGTCGGCCAACAACGCCGGTGCGCAGACCTCCTTCATCCCGCTGCTGACGCTGGGCATTCCGCCCAACGCCGTGATGGCGCTGATGGTGGGTGCCATGACGATCCACAACATCCAGCCCGGCCCGCAGGTGATGACCAGCAACCCCGAGCTGTTCTGGGGCCTGATCGCCTCGATGTGGATCGGCAACGCGATGCTGATCATCCTGAACCTGCCGTTGATCGGCATGTGGATCAAGCTGCTCACCGTGCCCTACCGCTGGCTGTTCCCCTCCATCGTGCTGTTCTGCGCGGTGGGCGTGTACGGCACCAACAACAACACGTTCGACGTGTGGCTGGTCGGCATCTTCGGCTTCGTGGGCTATGTGTTCCACAAGCTGGGCACCGAACCCGCACCGCTGCTGCTGGGCTTCATCCTGGGGCCGATGATGGAAGAGAACCTGCGCCGTGCGCTGCTGCTGTCGCGCGGCGACTGGAGCGTGTTCGTCACGCGTCCGATCTCCGCCGGCCTCCTGGTGGCCGCCGTGCTGCTGCTGATCGTCGTGCTGCTGCCGGCCGTGAGCAAGAAGCGCGAAGAGGCCTTCGTCGAGGACTGA